In Tripterygium wilfordii isolate XIE 37 chromosome 23, ASM1340144v1, whole genome shotgun sequence, one genomic interval encodes:
- the LOC119993172 gene encoding probable xyloglucan endotransglucosylase/hydrolase protein 23 gives MAALHDSSNSSIVVLVLMIISLAMASNFYQDVDITWGDGRAKVLNGGNLVTLSLDRGSGSGFQSKNEYLYGKFDMQIKLVSGNSAGTVTAYYLKSRGSTWDELDFEFLGNLSGDPYTIHTNVYTNGKGDREQQFYLWFDPTSDFHTYSILWNPRHAVFYVDGRPIREFKNLESMGVPYPKTQVMRLYSSLWNADDWATRGGLVKTDWTQAPFTASVKNFNADACAWSNGASTCGSNFSSSKPSWFSQELDLSGQQQLKYVQKNYMVYNYCTDTKRFPQGLPRECTVSSGGSRIRTHWGHN, from the exons ATGGCTGCTCTACATGATTCCTCTAATTCAAGCATTGTAGTGTTGGTTTTGATGATCATATCACTTGCAATGGCCAGCAATTTTTACCAAGATGTTGATATAACATGGGGAGATGGTCGCGCTAAGGTACTCAACGGTGGCAATCTTGTTACTCTTTCTCTTGATAGAGGCTCTGGGTCGGGTTTCCAATCCAAGAATGAGTATCTTTATGGAAAGTTCGATATGCAAATCAAGCTCGTCTCTGGTAATTCTGCAGGCACTGTCACAGCCTACTAT TTGAAATCACGAGGGTCAACATGGGATGAGCTAGACTTCGAATTCTTAGGCAATTTGAGCGGCGATCCTTATACAATCCACACGAATGTATACACCAATGGCAAAGGAGATAGAGAGCAACAATTCTATCTTTGGTTCGATCCAACTAGCGATTTCCACACGTATTCGATCCTCTGGAATCCTAGACATGCTGT CTTCTACGTGGACGGTAGGCCAATTAGagagttcaagaacttggaatcAATGGGTGTGCCATACCCAAAAACACAGGTAATGAGGCTGTATTCCAGTTTGTGGAACGCGGACGATTGGGCCACGAGAGGTGGGCTTGTGAAGACGGACTGGACCCAAGCTCCTTTCACTGCTTCCGTCAAGAACTTCAATGCTGATGCTTGTGCTTGGTCCAATGGAGCCTCTACTTGTGGTTCAAATTTTTCGTCATCGAAACCTAGTTGGTTCTCACAAGAGCTTGATTTGTCAGGACAACAACAGTTGAAATATGTACAGAAGAATTACATGGTATACAATTATTGTACGGACACTAAGCGATTTCCACAAGGACTTCCTCGAGAATGCACTGTTAGCAGTGGCGGATCGAGAATCAGAACTCACTGGGGGCACAACTAA
- the LOC119993171 gene encoding probable xyloglucan endotransglucosylase/hydrolase protein 23, giving the protein MASLIFFSLLIVSFVAAASAGNFYQDFDITWGDGRGKILNNGDLLTLSLDKASGSGFQSKNEFLFGKIDMQLKLVPGNSAGTVTAYYLSSKGSTWDEIDFEFLGNLSGDPYILHTNVFSQGKGNREQQFYLWFDPTADFHTYSILWNPQRIIFSVDDTPIREFKNMESMGVAYPKNQAMRIYSSLWNADDWATRGGLVKTDWSQAPFTASYRNFNASACVWSNGASSCTSTKNSSNAWLLQELDSANQEKLKWVQKNYMIYNYCSDTKRFSGGLPKECNSSL; this is encoded by the exons atggCTTCACTGATATTCTTTTCATTATTGATTGTTTCTTTTGTGGCTGCTGCCTCAGCTGGTAACTTTTATCAAGATTTTGACATCACATGGGGAGATGGTCGTGGTAAGATACTCAACAATGGTGAcctcctcactctctcccttGACAAAGCCTCTGGTTCAGGTTTCCAGTCCAAGAATGAGTTTCTATTTGGGAAAATTGATATGCAACTCAAGCTTGTCCCAGGCAACTCTGCTGGCACTGTCACTGCTTACTAT TTATCTTCAAAAGGGTCAACATGGGATGAGATTGACTTTGAATTTCTGGGGAATTTGAGTGGTGATCCTTATATTCTTCACACAAATGTTTTCAGTCAAGGAAAGGGAAACAGAGAACAACAATTCTATTTATGGTTCGACCCGACTGCAGATTTCCACACATATTCCATTCTTTGGAATCCACAACGCATTAT ATTCTCTGTAGATGACACTCCAATTAGGGAATTCAAGAACATGGAGTCCATGGGTGTTGCGTACCCAAAGAATCAAGCGATGAGAATATACTCTAGTTTATGGAATGCTGATGACTGGGCCACAAGAGGAGGACTTGTTAAGACGGATTGGTCTCAAGCTCCCTTCACTGCCTCCTACAGGAACTTCAATGCCAGTGCTTGTGTTTGGTCCAACGGTGCATCTTCTTGCACTTCAACTAAAAACAGTAGTAATGCTTGGCTCTTACAGGAGTTGGATTCTGCAAACCAAGAGAAGCTGAAGTGGGTGCAGAAGAACTACATGATATATAATTACTGTAGCGATACTAAGAGATTTTCTGGAGGCTTACCCAAAGAGTGCAACAGCAGCTTGTAG
- the LOC119992722 gene encoding uncharacterized protein LOC119992722, giving the protein MHARWSAYIENFPYKLMHQSGSTNTVANALSRHVSLLAALRTEINGFDCVKEQFLSDPDFLTFGGSAGNQLCIPVGSLREKLIRDLHGGSLAGHLGVDKTLSAMQDRYFWPRQK; this is encoded by the exons ATGCATGCAAGGTGGTCGGCTTATATAGAAAATTTTCCTTATAAGTTGATGCATCAATCCGGTAGTACTAATACGGTGGCAAATGCTCTCAGTAGGCATGTCTCGTTATTGGCAGCATTACGTACGGAAATTAATGGATTTGATTGTGTCAAAGAACAATTTTTGAGTGATCCTGATTTTTTGACATTTGGGGGAAGTGCCG GCAATCAGTTATGTATTCCGGTTGGATCGTTGCGAGAGAAATTAATTCGTGATTTGCATGGAGGGAGCTTGGCAGGTCACTTGGGTGTTGATAAGACATTGTCGGCAATGCAGGATCGTTATTTTTGGCCACGACAGAAATGA